The nucleotide window TGCCGGACCTTCTTCCGGCGCGTCCCGCCTCCCGCGCTCACGGCTACGCGGCCTTCTTGTTCGAGGCGGCGGCCTCGGCGGCCCGGGCGGCGTCCGGCGGCAGCAGGCTACGGAGCTTCTGCGCGACCAGTCGCGGGTTCGAGCCGGCCTGAATCGCGAGCACGCCGTCGATGACCAGCTCCATCTCCTCGGCCTCGAGGTTGGAGAGGCGGTCCAGGCGGGCCGCGAGCGGCAGCCAGATCAGGTTGGCGGAGAGCACGCCCCAGAGCGTCGCGACGAACGCCGCGGCGATGGAGTGGCCGAGCGTCTCCGGCTTGTTGAGGTTCTCGAGCACGTGCACCAGGCCCATGACCGTGCCGATGATGCCGATGGTCGGCGCGTAGCCGCCCATGTTCTCGAAGAACTTCTTGCCGGCCTTGTCGGCCTTCTTCTTGGCGGAGACCTCCGCGTGGAGGATGTCGTGCAGCTCCTCCGGGTCGGTGCCGTCGATGGCCAGCTGGAGGCCGCGCTTCAGGAACGGGTGCTCAACCGTCTTGACCGCGTCCTCGAGGGCCAGCAGGCCCTCGCGGCGGGCACGCTCGGCGAGCTTGACGACGTCCTCGACCAGCTTGTTCGGCGGCGTCACCTTGGCCAGGAACGCCTTCTGGAACAGCTTGCCGACGCCCATCGCGTCCTTGAGCACCCCGCCGGCCATGCCCGCGGCGAACGCGCCGCCGAAGACGAGCAGCATCGACGGGATCAGGATGATGGAGGTCGGGCTGCCGCCCTCCCAGATCTGGACGACGAAAACGATGATCAACGCGGCGACTACGCCAATGATGGCTGCGAGGTCCATCAGCGGTCCTTCCTGTGGAGCTGCAGCACGTTGGCAGCGGCCTGGTCGTCGTTGTCAGCGGTTCCGTTGTCGGCGGTACCGTTGCCGGCCAGCAGGGCGGGCTCGGACTCGATGCGGCTCGCCTGTGCGATCAGCGAGGCGCGGTAGTGGCGCACCGAGTCGATGAACTCGGGCACGGACTCGGCGATGACGTACTTGGTGCCGTCCACCAGCGTGATGACCGTGTCGGGCGTGCAGTCCGCTCGCTCAACCAGGTCCGGGTTGAGTGCGAACACGGCGCCGTTGAGGCGGGTTACGAGGATCAAGACATCCGTCCTTGGGGCATCATCTGGCTGGTGGAGCCGTCCGTGGCCTGTCCTATGTCATTTCGGCCCTGCGCCGGTTGCCGATGAGCGTGACTCGGTCGCATTACGGGTGCGACGCGGCCCGGACACGGCGAAGCCGGGGCGGGCTGTCAGGCCCGTCCCGGCTTCACACCGGCGTTATCGACTACTAGCGCTTGAGGTTGACGAGTTCCTGGAGGATCTCGTCAGAGGTGGTGATGATCCGGCTGTTGGCCTGGAAGCCGCGCTGGGCGATGACCAGGTTGGTGAACTCCTGGGCGAGGTCGACGTTCGACATCTCCAGCGCGCCGTTGGTGATCAGGCCGAGGCCCGCGGTGCCGGCCGAGCCGATCTGGGCCAGGCCCGAGTTCACGGTGCTGCGGAACATCGAGTCACCGATCTTCTCGAGACCGTTGACGTTGTTGAAGTTCGCCAGCGCGAGCTGACCGAGGGTCTGCTTGAGGCCGTTGCTGAAGATACCGACGATCTGACCGGTGTTCGACACCGTGTACGAGCTCAGGATGCCGGCCGCGGAGCCGTCCGACGCGCTGACCCGGGCCTCGGTGCCGCCGCTGTAGCAGGTGAGGTCGTGCACGTCGACGGTGTAGCCGCCCAAGGTGAGCGTGGTGGCCGGGACGCCCGGGTTGGCCGTGTCCTGAGGCTTGCCGCCGGGGAAGACCAGCGTCACGGTGTTGCCGAGGTCGTCGGTCATCGTCCACTCCGGATCAGTCGGCACGGACGGGTCGCCCTTGACGCTCATCTGAAGGGTGACGTTCACGGTCTTGGAGGCGCCGCTCGCGTCGATCACCGGAATCGGGATGACCTTGGCAGAGGTCGCATCGGCCGCGGCCTCGTAGGAGAGGTTGCCGGTCAGCGTGAAGTTCTTGGTCTGGGTCGGCGCGAGGCTGATGCCGATCGGCAGCTTGATGTCGCCGGGCGCACCGGCGGTGTTGACCATGCCGTTGGTGTCGGCGCTCCAGCCCTGGACGATCTGGCCGTTCGGGGTGGTC belongs to Amorphoplanes digitatis and includes:
- a CDS encoding motility protein A, coding for MDLAAIIGVVAALIIVFVVQIWEGGSPTSIILIPSMLLVFGGAFAAGMAGGVLKDAMGVGKLFQKAFLAKVTPPNKLVEDVVKLAERARREGLLALEDAVKTVEHPFLKRGLQLAIDGTDPEELHDILHAEVSAKKKADKAGKKFFENMGGYAPTIGIIGTVMGLVHVLENLNKPETLGHSIAAAFVATLWGVLSANLIWLPLAARLDRLSNLEAEEMELVIDGVLAIQAGSNPRLVAQKLRSLLPPDAARAAEAAASNKKAA
- a CDS encoding flagellar FlbD family protein, with product MILVTRLNGAVFALNPDLVERADCTPDTVITLVDGTKYVIAESVPEFIDSVRHYRASLIAQASRIESEPALLAGNGTADNGTADNDDQAAANVLQLHRKDR
- a CDS encoding flagellar hook protein FlgE, with the translated sequence MLRSLFSGISGLRAHQQMMDVTGNNIANVNTTGYKSSQTVFQDTLSQMVNAAGAPQNGSGGTNPAQVGLGVRTASVNANFSQGAAQTTGKAGDMMIQGDGFFVVKSGNESVYTRAGSFTFDANGSLTTPNGQIVQGWSADTNGMVNTAGAPGDIKLPIGISLAPTQTKNFTLTGNLSYEAAADATSAKVIPIPVIDASGASKTVNVTLQMSVKGDPSVPTDPEWTMTDDLGNTVTLVFPGGKPQDTANPGVPATTLTLGGYTVDVHDLTCYSGGTEARVSASDGSAAGILSSYTVSNTGQIVGIFSNGLKQTLGQLALANFNNVNGLEKIGDSMFRSTVNSGLAQIGSAGTAGLGLITNGALEMSNVDLAQEFTNLVIAQRGFQANSRIITTSDEILQELVNLKR